actgaaacaaccattgaaacaaccactgaaacaacaaccacagaaccaacctctgaaacaacaaccacaagaACCAACTATtgaaacaaacaaccacagaaccaacctctgaaacaacaaccactgaaacaaccattGAAACAACCACAGAACCAACCattgaaacaacaaccacagaaccAACCattgaaacaacaaccacagaaccaacctctgaaacaacaaccactgaaacaaccactgaaacaaccactgaaacaacaaccaccgaaacaaccactgaacaacaaccacagaaccAAGCGTattgaaacaacaaccacagaaccaacctctgaaacaacaaccactgaaacaaccattGAAACAACCACAGAACCAACCattgaaacaacaaccacagaaccAACTAttgaaacaacaaccactgaaacaacctctgaaacaacaaccacagaaccAACCTCTgaacaacaaccactgaaacaactattgaaacaacaaccactgaaacaacctctgaaacaacaaccactgaaacaacaaccactgaaacaaccactgaaacaacaaccacagaaccaacctctgaaacaacaaccactgaaacaaccactgTACCAACTGAAGCATTTGTTCCTGCCAGACGAAAGCGGCAGTCCCGCTCCTTCAATGGGAAGTCTGACTCGAGAGAGAAGGATAGCCTGAAAGAACAGCTGGACAAGGAAGAGAACGAGTTTGATGAGGAAGAGCTGGAGCAGGACAACAATAGGATGGAGGATGGAGACAGTAGTCGTGAGGGCCGTGGAAAACGTAAGCAGAAGAAGCCCTGGTCCCTGGGCCTTTATGGGCTTTTCCAGCTGTCAGACGGCTACTTCTGTGACTCAGGTTATCGCTGGTCCAGGAATAAGTGTGGAACAGCCTGCAGTGGTGAGAGAACACAGCAATCACTAACTATTATTAAAGTTTGATAACTAGCATGTTCATAACTGTTCCTTTTTTCTATTGAAGCCTTCACCGACGACAACATACTGGATGACATTGCTTGCTTGGTGAAGACTGATTACTGGAAGTAAGTTAAATGGGAATTCAGTCCAAAgctactttttaaatgtgaaacacATTCACCAGGTGAGAAAACTGACTTAAAAGGCTCTGAAGGCAAATAACTGCAGGAggttttcatgtatttatttatgttgtattttcagTAGTTGCTTTAAAGCTCAGGTGTGAGTTTGCTATGAGCTTCTGTTCCAGATTCTGTCCTTACCACAGAAATATGTAGTCTAAATAAAaccaggtactctggtttcctcccacagtccaaaaacatgtatgtcaggttgattggtgactctaaattgcccataggagtgagtgtgagtgtgtgaggttgtttgtctctatgtggccctgtgatggactggggacctgtccagggtggacccctgcctttcacccagagagagctgggataggctccagcaggtccctgggaccctagttaggactaagggggtatagatgatggatggaaactACTAATAGACACAATATAAGTGCAGGCACAGGATGTCAAATAAACAGTTGAACCAGTGACGTGATAAAACAGCAGAGTGGTGAGGTAATAATCATTTAAACCTTCTTTCTCATCTCACAGGTTCATCTTGAAGGAGGCTTCTCTCGTGTGTCTCCGCACACGGAACTTCTTCAGTGAATGTAAATGAGCAGCTGCCAGAAGACATTTTCAGGATTTCCTCTACCTCCACTGTGACTGTTGCTACCTTCATCAGTCATTATGTCTTGACGACGAAAATCTTTTTATGTTACATGATCTTTCTATGATTAGTGTCAGAACATGTTTTCACAGCACTGACTAACCAAAGCTTGATTTTTTCCACCCACCATCCCTGCCTTTACATTTAGTTGTTCCCTCATATCCAGTACAGGAAACTTAGGGAACCTTCAGGTCAACATGCTAATGTTTAACACGTTCCCTATCTTACTTTAGCACATTAGCAGTAACACTTCATTAAAACAGGTGGATGTTCAGTAATAGAGATAAAGTttcaaacatcagcatgttaaacTGGAAATTAGCAGTTAAAGTACTGGACTAATTGAAATTCTGACCTGATTATGGTGCCAGATAAAACATGAAGGCACTGACAGGTGCCAAGAGGTTTCATGGCAGTCCATCCAATTTGCTGTTCAGACattgaaaaatgtcaaatggtGTTTCATATCAAGGCAGGGAAGAGTTTAGTTATTGCATCAATGGAAACCATTGGTGTCACATGTACACCGAGCTCTGCAGACCAGCAGATGCTGAGATAGATAAGATTAGATAAGTGAAAAGGTGAAACCAGCTACTGACTGGAAGCTTTAATGTTttggggaccatgaatgtctctgaatttcccccatggggggtgaataaagtgtctatgaataaagtgtctatgaataaagtgtctatgaataaagtatctatgaataaagtgtctatgaataaagtgtctatgaataaagtgtctatgaataaagtgtctatgaataaagtatctatgaataaagtgtctatgaataaagtgtctatgaataaagtgtctatgaataaagtgtctatgaataaagtgtctatgaataaagtgtctatgaataaagtgtctatgaataaagtgtctatgaataaagtgtctatgaataaagtatctatgaataaagtgtctatgaataaagtgtctatgaataaagtgtctatgaataaagtatgtgtctgtctatctatgaaTATTTGCACTCAATTTCACAACAGTGCACCCAAACAGATATTTGGTGTGTTCTCAGGGTGTGACATATATTTGCAGGGATGCTGCACTGAGACTTCcgggttaaataaataaaaaagtaagtCTGTACCATGAGCATGGCTGCAACATGTGATTCCAGTCAGCTTCCAGGATGACATGGAGCATACAGTCTCTGGGAGTTAACAATATAATACAGTCAATACTGTGGTGCACACTGAGGGTCTCATTAGTGAGTCACATGGACGTGTATTCCTGTATTTATGACATCTTGTATTTTGAGCATTAAATGCAGCAgcatttacacaaaaacaaatcccaAGGAGGAGGGTTGGATCACCACACACTAAATGTTGTGACATACTGAGACAGCTACTGGTCTAAAGATCCAGGCTCAGATACTCTTTTAAAGAATGAAATCAGATACAACAATTGTTTTATTTGgcaaatgcacacaaataaaatagTCCCACTTGTCATGCCTGCTCTAACTGATCCGGTTCCAGTACCTGGAAAAACAAGACTACGGTGAAACAGCTGTAAGACAATGGAAATCTGTTCTCCTTTCTGTAACTACAACAGAAGTACAACCACACTTGAGACAAGTTGAATTAAATAACTACTTGCAGTCATCAGTATGAGCATACTCCCATGTAACCTGTAACCTCAGACAAGCTCCTTGTTATTAACGTCAGCAAAGGGCTCAGTTACTGTTGGCCCCCAAACTCTAGAGAAACATGAAAAGGCACCAAACAACAAAGCCAGAGTAGCTtgggaacaggaggaggagtcCCCTGAACTATGGCAGGTAATTCTTAACAGTACACAGAGTAATTAATGCCAGGCACTGAGTGCAGTACTGAACCTAGATATAGAACCTGACCTACACCTGACCTTCATGTTATAAAAGGTAGGAAGTCTTTACAATACTGAACAGTCAGTTGAGCCGATTGACAGCTCAGGTGTGTACAGTAGCTAAAGTAGCAGCAGACGTGACTTCAAGTGATTGGAGAAGTGGACTGGGCACTGCACCAATCAGACGCTTCAGAGCTGACAAACCTGACATGCATCAGGAAGTGGAAATTGCTATCTGCTTCACCGGTAATGTTTTCTACCAACCAGGAGAATGTGTCTGAGATTTGACACTCACGTCAAACTGGATCTGCAGCTTTGTCACTTGTGGAATTGGTGTAGTCTTACAAAAATGCTGTGTAGAGGAACCGTCTCACGGCACTGGGGTGTTGGGTTCATGTTTGAACGTCTCAGTTCATCCTGTTTTCGTCtatataaaaaagaagaaaacaaaaatcagttgCTCTGCTGCCTCTTAAAGTCCAGAGAGAGTGTACGCCCAAAGGGTCATAGTTTAGAATCACAGCAGCATCAAAATATAGTCTGCTTCAGTTCTTAGCTTGGAGCAAGAAACAGAGAATAAGGTTGATCAGCTGGTGTAGAGCTCTAAAATTCTGGACTGGGTCCTGAATTTGACAATGGCAGAAATGCTTCTTGGCACTGATTATACTGGAGGGATGAATTCTTCTGAAAGACGTTCACTCGTTTGGTGTTTTGATGGCAGTGGTGTTCAACAGTCGGCCATCGGCCCCTGTTGGACCGTCAGGGGAGTGTGTCGGCGTAGTCTTTGCGGAGTGTATCACACATCTGCACCTGTCAGCCAACTCAATCTGTTGGATCAGCCGTGGATCcttcagtgagagagagaaagcactctgattggctgctcagCTCAGTGGATCATTGtggtatttctgttttcatgcatTCAGGGGAGTTTCTTCTggtttttctcctccacctctccctttcttcttccacAGCCAAAGACCAAGGCCTGACGACACCAGCACACAGGGACTCGTGTTAGGCTGAGATGTGGTGACCATTTTCACAGACGTCCAACCAAAACTCATGACAGATAAACCTGACACTCACAAACAGCGTTGTACTGACATAGTGACCGCCAGGGGCCAGGGCCAGAATTTCAGGCTTTCCGTCTATTGTGTacttgaaatgtgtttgtgtgctgccACATAATAACTTAGTGTTGGGTTTCTCTGCACAGTAACAAAAGAAGGGTGGTTTTCAGGTAAACGAACTCTCCCACTGCATCTCCCTCTTCTTTCCCCAGGAAAATCTGTCCTCTAACTTTGTTTGGACCCTTGAGATGGGAGGGGGTTCCAAATGAAACATGCTCTGGGCACGTCAGCGCTTTGATGCTCTTGGTCTTTCTTTTGTTGGCTTAACATGATAGCAGTGCCCAGCATTATATTAAACACACTGCGCTCACACTACCAGTGCTCACACCCAGCCCTCTGAAATTATAGACGGCTGTGGGAGATATGAGGAGATAAACCATTTCACCTTTTCTCTTTTAGTCTCACAGTTGtctttccttgttttgtttgaaggtTCTTGTGCTCAACCCAAACTTAGAAATAATATATACCAAAATGTTGTTCTGGTGTTAAAAGAAGCGTGAGCATGGCTAAGGAATCGATCTAGTTAACTTCTTCAGACTTTCCCTTTCCTCTGGCTATGTCCTTTCAATGGACCAGGGTGTAACCTGTATAtttgaaaagatgttttcagGTAAACGGATCATTTGTCCTCCCTTGTCTCCTAGTGGGTTCAAAAACCCCAGAGCTAAGTAGAAACATGGCTCACAGCATAATGTATTTCGAGAGGCTTCTAGGAACCAAGGGAGTGGCCTTTGTTCACGCTGAACAAAAGATGCTGAGGTGCTGAGGAGAGTATATAGATACCCCATCACGTATGTGTTCAGAGTCAGATCAACAGTTGGAGTCAAGATGAAGCCTGTTGTTGTCtttctgctgctggtgctgggcTGCAGTCTGGCTGAGGGCCTagtgttttcaaaatgtgaacTGAGTGAGCAGCTGATGAAGGCAGTTGATGGCCTGTCACAGATGGCAAAGAGAAAGGAATGAGTGGAGAGAACTTCGTGGCCAGCGTAAGTACTGCTGGGTTTTATATGTTGCAACCTGAGGCtcagattttcattttctagTGTGTAAATTTGAGTTTTAGACTCCTGGGGACCTTAGAGAAAAGAGGGTCAAAAACAATCATCAGGATCATCCTCTGGGGATGGTTATTTGTGATGTGTAGATCAACAATGACATTGGACATGATTTGTCACCTTtcacttttctctccatcttcagtTGTCTGTTACGCAAACCTGGCATCAGGTTTTAGCACCAGCGTGGTGAAGAAGCCGATCCCCAGGAAGGAAAACCATAACAGCCCTCAGCAGAATGGCCACAATCGGAGGGACGCAGCATCAGTGGCCTTCCTCCACCCGAGTCCACAACAGCCACCCGGCCCACAACATCCACCCGGCCCACAGAATCCACCCGGCCCACAACATCCACCCGGCCCACAGAATCCACCCCGGCCCACAGAATTCCACCGGCCCACAACATCCACCCGGACCACAAACATCAACCCGGCCCACAGAATCCACCCGGCCCACAGAATCCCCCCGGCCCACAACATCCACCCGGCCCACATGAATCCACCGGCCCACAGAATCAACCCGGCCCACAACATCCACCCGGACCACAATATCTACCCGGCCCACAGAATCCACCCGGCCCACAACATCCACTCGGACCACAACATCCACCCGGCCCACAAAATCCACCCGGCCCACAACATCCACATGGACCACAACATCAACCCAGCCCATACGACCCATCACCTTGCCCGCAGAATTCAACCGATTCACAACAACCTCCAGACGGCCAACACAATCCAACTTGGTCCATAGTGGCCACACCCAGCAGCCAATACAAGACCACCAGTACGGGGACCGCCGGTCTCCACATGATGACGACAAGTTCTGGACTTACTTTGGCATTTTTCCAGCTCAGCGATTGCGTTGCCTGCACGAACGGCACATTTCTTCACCCAACATCTGTTGAGACAGACTGCAGTCAGTGAGTTTCAGCCTGTGTTCCTTTACAATCCATGTTGTTGCCCTTGTGTCATGCTGTAAAGATGTGTGCAGACTGACACGCTTTTGCAGTCCATGTCTTCTCTCCTCCAAACAGCCACATACCAAGTCTACGGGTGTGAAATGGCCAGTGAATGTTATCACCCCACTTAAATGGCCATATCAGTTGATATTGTGTTTCACCAGGGGCAAACTGAACACTTCAGAATGTTACCATTATTGATATGTGTTCATAATAGGTGCCATACCAGCAATGACAAGAACAACTGTCATTACTGGGGAAGGTCCAGCAAGGTTCAACAAAACACTGGAGActtgttcattttaaatgtcagtgttggGAATTTAGTCTCGTCGCTACCAGGAGGCGGACTCAGCCCCCGCAAACTACACATCTATGGTCCCTGATGACCAGCAGCCATTTAATCTGGTTTTCAACTTGCATCATCACCCAACTTTTTTGTTTGCAGGTTTCGTTGATGACGACATAAGTGACGACATCAGCTGCCTGCTGAAGCTCATCGTCAGTCTTCTGTAagttcactttgtctttacGTGATGGACTTTACGTCACGTCAGGAAGCTTTGACTTGTCCAAAGCAGCTGTACATGAATTAAGTTGACCTCAGAGGATTTTGCTCAGTTGTCGATCATACTGTtgttaaatgtgacatttgaaCTCATTCACTAACTATACGGAGCTGAGATGGAAATTATTCTTTAAAACTCAGATGTACTTAAATGTTCTGCTGTGAATATTGAATTTGGTTCTAATTTTCTAGGTTCTTAAAATGACATGTTCTCTTCCATCGATACATTTGCAAATATTGTTCATTTCAACTACGTGCAGCCTCCTAAGCTCACTCAAAGGTCCCTCTTTTGCTGGTACATCCACATCATAACGTCAGGTTTAATATGACACATATTAACTTTCATCATTCCAATCATtcttcacatacagtacatcacatTAAATATGAACTGTCACAGTTGTGTTTACCACAGGTTGTGTCCCCCAAGCTGTTGAGTTAGCCCACATATTCTTGATATTCatatcattttcatatttccaCAGTGAAATCCTTCTGGGAGCCGTATCAGGAGGAGTTAAAAAGAATGTAAGTTAAGTCTCCATCTGTTAAGGTGGATGTTGTGCTTTTCATCTGccttttaaaatgcatgaaattaAGTTGAATTAGCTTTAACTTTAGTAAAACACGTTCTCCACTTATTTGCAGGATCAAGCTCATCTTCCAGAGGGAGTGCAGAGATAAAACACGGCTCTGACTACTTCGCTGAATGCTCCTAACATTGAATCCATTTCCGGCCATAGCTGTCACTAGAGGCATTAACCTTCTTTAAAGTACATGAAGTCAGTGGGCTGTTAATAAAGTGAAGCACGTTGCACTTGTTGTTGTGTCTATAATCCAAATgaactgtaaaaagaaaacaggtttCACAATGTGGACGTGAAGAAACTGTTTAATGTCAGAAAAGTGTACAAGGGACTGTGTGAGATGTATTAGGATGGAGAGACCACATGACTCTGGCAGCCTAttagaactgaactgaattctCTATTGTCATTGTAACATGTACAATGAGATTGGGTGGAGACCTCTGCAGAGCCCAGGATCTATAGGTacaaaaacagtatttcaaatataagtatatatagACACATGAATATGtatacacaagcacaaacatctCATCATCTCTGCTCAAAGCAACGTATTCATGAATTACACATGTGCCCAAAGGCTGACCAGTCTGCCAGCTGTGCTAAATAAATGGTTATTTCAGTCACTGAATGAGTGAAGAAAGAACATGCTGCTGATttagatgagaaaataaagCCCTAATACTGAGGACCGTCTGAGGATGGATAACCACCACCTTTATGACTTTAACAAGTGCAGGTTAATTTAAGATGAAAGTCTGGGATGTCAAGAAGTGGTCTACTCAAATCCTTGCATATGAGGAAAAGATGCATGAAGACACATTTCCCCTCCAATCCTTCAGCTAAAGCCCCCATTTACCAACAGATTCTGGATAAAAGGGGCATGGTGATCCATCAAAGACGTCAGCAAAGATGGTCTCAGGTCTCGCCGTTTACAGTGCTGGGGCAGAAATGATTTCTTGGTCAAGATCGAGGaacaacctgtccagggtgtaccctgcctttcacccagagagagctggataggctccagcagatccctgggaccctggttaggactaagggggtatagatgatggatggatggatgaatccAGCACATTCTGGTCAAGAGTCAGTGCCCTGGTCGAGAAACTGAGGCTGTGTCAAATGGACAGTGAGGGTAGGAGAAGAACAACCTGTTGTTTTCAAGAACATTGCAATAAAATCTGTCCTTTACACGCTTctccttttttaaatgtaaaagcaCTGTTTTTTACCTGAACTAAAATTGTGTTTCAGTAAGTTTTATCAGGACATGAGAAGAGAAACTGTATCACCATATCGTGGTTATGTCTTTTCAACATGACAAAGCAAAACCTGTAAATgtgaaaagatgttttcagataCACAGATCAGGTTTCCTCACCTGACATCTGAGGACCTCCCAAAACCAAATCAGCGTTAGATGTGGTTCAGCATACTTCAGTTCCAGAGCTTTGGGAGCGGGATATCATCCAAGCACATCAAAAGCTTCAGTCTAATTTGTTACcatgagctctgcaggcagtaaACAGGGCCGTGCACGTTCATACACGAAGTTAGCCGGTGTGTTTCTGCTGGCAGCTCTGGGCTGCAGTCTGGGTGAAGGGCAGGATGTGCGGACTCGTGAACTGATGGAGCAGCTGATGAAGGCGAATGGTGGCCTGTcacagaaggagacagagaaaggacTGAGTGGGGAGAACTTCATGGCCAAGCGTAAGTACTTGGTTCTGGGTATTGGACCAGCTAATGAAAAGACATGCATGTGTCCCTAAACCCCTTTTTTCTTCTCCAGCCTTATTATTGTTATGTCCACAAACATGGGATTTATACATGTGTACACTTTATTACATCAACCCAGTATAACATAAAGCACTACCGTTCAACCTCAGGGGATCATGAACCACACTCAATAAAATTTGGATGTTGGAATCTGCCTCTTGGGGTGGCGGGGGTCATGAAATCATCAGGGACTGTCCTCTGGGGACAATCAGTATCTACAGCAAATGAAATGGATGTTTGTCAAGTGTGGATCTAAAAGTGACATTTGGAAATGAtgtgtctcttttctcctttacACAAACCTCAGGTCAGGTTTTAACACCAGTGTGGTGAAGAGGCCGATCCCCACAGAGGAACATTATTACAGTGGGGGCTCGTTTTACAAAACACATGCCCAGTCCCCAACCACCAGGCCCACAGAATCCACGCAGTCCACCCCAGCCACTAATGGGGACACACCAACTGCCACCCAACCCACACGGCCAACCAGGTCCACACAAACCTCCACTTGGTCCACAGAATCCACCTGGTCCACACCAACAGCCACCCAGGCCTCAGAATCCACCCAGTCCATATCAACCACCATCAGGTCATCACCAACTTCCATCTGGCCCACAACATCCATCATGTCCACACCAACCACATCCTGGCTCTCAAAATCCACCCGGTCCACATCAACAGCCACCCAGGCCTCAGAATCCACCCCAGTCCATACCAACCACCACACAATCCCCAGAGTCTACCAGGTCCACACTAACTGCCACCTGGTCCAAAGAATTCACCAGATCCTCATTAACCTCCGCCCAGTCCACAGAATCCACCCAATCTACACCAACCACCACCCGACACAGTCCACTCACCCAAAACAGTCTCCACATGATGAAGACGAGGTCTGGACtacctttttctcttttcagacTTAAAGCTCTGCATTGATCGTATGGGCAAGTTAAGTTTTTAATTGAGTTGAGTGCATTAAAAGGTAGAAgcatttgcttttgtttaattTCCCTTCATGTGGTTGTTAAATGTGAGTACCAGACCGTGGTGTTGACAACCTCAATGCAGtaacatgtaaaatatttatagtaactaaaaacaacacattttaaaaacacaaatttcaaGTAGTTTAAAAGATGTCACTTATTCTTAGATAGATTCTCAGATTCTTTGAGCTAATGGGGCCCAGAGTACAAGAGCCAGGTCTTCTTTAGTCCTGAAACAGACCTTAATTACGTCCTATCTGAAGATCTGAGGCTGCAGTCCGGCTTGTCAAGAATAGCTCAGTAGTGTGGGAAGTAGTGAGACCATGAAGTGTTTCAAAGATAATCAGTAAAATCTATTTCTAAGCTTACTGATAAccagtgaagagaagcaaaAACTGGCTGGTATGATgttgtctgtcagtgtttgttgaaATGAAGCAGCTGAATTTTGTACTAGCCCAAGGAAGCTGAAGTTGTTTTGGGCTCAACCCTGGGTACAAAGAATTACAATAATCTTACCAAGACAATATGAAAGCATGTATGACCTTCACACAATCTGgttgagacagaaaagaccagaTTTTTTAGATGTTCCTCaatacattaaaacatgagCTAGTTATTATTTATCAAACATGGATCTGACTTCACGTTTTACATTTGTCCATAGGGACAAATTTTTTCATTTAGCTGAAAAAAGTTTCAtgacattagcattttatttcaGACAGACATGATAGTATAGTATGAAACTTGCCCTCATCACCAGTTTTTCATGGGACATAAATTTGCATGTCATCTGCATAAGAATGATATTTATCTAGAGATTGTCTGAATAATACTTTCCAGAACTCAGGTGGGGGCCAAGGATGTAGCCTTGAGGTACACCACAGGTCAGCAGTTTCAATGACCACAACCAAAATGTTGTTTGCTAAGTAGGATTTGAACCAGATTGAGGCCAACTGATACCAACCCACTTTTTCAAGGTGAAccaataaattaaaacaatgatCTGTATCAAAT
The DNA window shown above is from Mastacembelus armatus unplaced genomic scaffold, fMasArm1.2, whole genome shotgun sequence and carries:
- the LOC113132376 gene encoding alpha-lactalbumin-like, producing MEDGDSSREGRGKRKQKKPWSLGLYGLFQLSDGYFCDSGYRWSRNKCGTACSAFTDDNILDDIACLVKTDYWKFILKEASLVCLRTRNFFSECK